From the Cryptomeria japonica chromosome 2, Sugi_1.0, whole genome shotgun sequence genome, one window contains:
- the LOC131035028 gene encoding bidirectional sugar transporter SWEET17-like produces MAIVSFILGVIGNVLSLFVFISPMKTFWRIIKKKSTEDFKSLPYVCTLLSSSLWVYYGLMKPNGLLICTVNGAGVLLEAIYVSLFILYAPKRTRIRTIVLVLLVDIAFFTAVFLVTFLALNIKTRINVIGILCICLTLCMYGSPLTAMRTVIIKKSVEFMPFFLSFFLFLNGGVWGAWAFFEKDVFVGIPNGIGCGLGAAQLVVYMIYRNGNPYGQENKNLSDVKHVEDIEMGSRDGHNAL; encoded by the exons ATGGCTATTGTGAGTTTCATACTGGGTGTCATTG GAAATGTGTTATCGCTATTTGTTTTCATTTCACCAAT GAAGACATTCTGGCGAATAATTAAGAAAAAGTCCACAGAGGACTTCAAATCActaccatatgtgtgcacattgcTCAGTTCTTCTTTGTGGGTTTACTATGGTCTAATGAAGCCCAATGGACTCCTCATCTGCACTGTCAATGGGGCAGGAGTTTTATTAGAAGCCATCTATGTCTCTCTCTTTATACTCTATGCTCCCAAACGTACAAGA ATAAGAACTATTGTACTGGTGCTTCTTGTGGACATAGCCTTCTTCACTGCTGTATTTTTGGTCACATTTCTGGCACTTAATATAAAGACGAGGATAAATGTTATAGGAATTCTATGCATATGCTTAACCTTATGCATGTATGGTTCTCCATTAACTGCTATG AGAACTGTTATCATCAAGAAAAGTGTGGAATTCATGCCATTTTTCCTCTCATTCTTTCTTTTCCTCAATGGAGGAGTTTGGGGAGCATGGGCTTTTTTTGAGAAGGATGTATTTGTTGGG ATTCCAAATGGAATTGGTTGTGGTTTAGGAGCTGCACAATTGGTTGTGTACATGATTTATAGGAATGGAAATCCTTACGGTCAAGAGAATAAAAATCTGAGTGATGTAAAACATGTGGAGGATATTGAGATGGGAAGTAGAGATGGACATAATGCTCTCTAA